The window GCCTAATATTTGTCACAATTTATTTATATTTTGGACTGACCTTTTATGCAGTCTTATTGGCAATCATTTTTGTCGGTTTAATAGTGATCGCTTTTTATGATTTTCGAAAAATGATTATTCCTGATGAAATATTATTACCAATTGCCATTTTAGCTGTTTTAAGCTTAATAATGTCGATTTTTGTCAAGTCCGGTTTTGGATATCCAAAAACAGGCTTAGAAAATTTGTTATTATCATTTTACGGTTTAGTGACATTTAGCTTGCCAATAATTTTTTTATTCGTAGTTTCAAAAGGTAAGTGGATGGGTTTTGGGGATATCAAACTTGGTCTATTTTTAGGATTAGTATTGGGGTTTCCATCAGCAATTGTAGCAATTTTTCTGACCTTTTTAATCGGAGGATTGGCAGGCATAATTTTAGTCGCTTTAGGCAAAAAACAACTTAAAGATAAAGTTCCTTTTGCACCATTTATGATTTTAGGGATGATGATGGCGATTTTTTGGGGAGAGCAGATACTAAATTGGTATTTAGGCTTAGGTTTTTAAATATTAGGAGGAAAGATGTCTCGAAATTTATCCCATCAATCAAAAAGAGGTTTTTCTTTGATTGAATTATTGGTCGCGATATTTATCATTATTATTTTAACCACGGCTATTTTAGTCAGTTTAGCCAAATCTCGCGAAAAGTCCCGCGATAATAAACGCAAGACTGATTTAGCAGTTATTCAACAAGGACTCGAAATGTATTATGCGGACCAGCATCAATTTCCTCCCGGAAGCTGTACTAATGTTTCCAGTTTGTCAACTGATCCTTCAAGCCAAAATGATTTTTCTAAATATGTTTCGCCAGTTCCCGCCGATCCGTACCCATCTTTAAATATCAGCTATAAATATAATTTAGTCACAGATACAAATAATTTTCCGCACTATATTATAGTTTCAACGCTTGAAAATAGAAATGATTCAGATTATGACAAAGCCTTAACCGGAACTTATTGGGCAACTGCTAATGATGCCTGCGTTGGAGGTTGGTATGGGGCTGGAAAAAATTATCATTATTTCGTGAGTTCAGATTAAAT is drawn from Patescibacteria group bacterium and contains these coding sequences:
- a CDS encoding A24 family peptidase: MAIIFVGLIVIAFYDFRKMIIPDEILLPIAILAVLSLIMSIFVKSGFGYPKTGLENLLLSFYGLVTFSLPIIFLFVVSKGKWMGFGDIKLGLFLGLVLGFPSAIVAIFLTFLIGGLAGIILVALGKKQLKDKVPFAPFMILGMMMAIFWGEQILNWYLGLGF
- a CDS encoding prepilin-type N-terminal cleavage/methylation domain-containing protein, whose product is MSRNLSHQSKRGFSLIELLVAIFIIIILTTAILVSLAKSREKSRDNKRKTDLAVIQQGLEMYYADQHQFPPGSCTNVSSLSTDPSSQNDFSKYVSPVPADPYPSLNISYKYNLVTDTNNFPHYIIVSTLENRNDSDYDKALTGTYWATANDACVGGWYGAGKNYHYFVSSD